From a single Anomaloglossus baeobatrachus isolate aAnoBae1 chromosome 4, aAnoBae1.hap1, whole genome shotgun sequence genomic region:
- the LOC142302904 gene encoding olfactory receptor 10A7-like — protein sequence MCDGNQTEVTEFLLLGFKGLYKYKYLLFIIFLFSYLVIMNGNLLIIVMVSTNHNLNIPMFIFLKHLAVADILLTTTIVPMMLNIILFDIKVVPLRSCIIQLFFFFIFGFIQSYFITIMSYDRYLAICSPMHYNSIMQPHVCLKMVLGSWFIMFVLSLEMVLFFQLDFCGQNVIDHFFCDSGPLLELTTSDTSNIFLVDSVFSIILGIIPFTLIITSYLRIFFTVISQSSTGGRGKAFSTCSSHVIIVCTYYGTLMMVYMAPSDENSLTTNKFMSLLYIVVTPMMNPIIYSLRNQEIRKTIKQMFKKFYMCKYNS from the coding sequence ATGTGTGATGGCAACCAGACTGAAGTGACAGAGTTCCTGCTCCTTGGATTTAAAGGTCTATATAAATACAAATATCTGCTCTTCATCATTTTCCTCTTCTCTTACCTGGTGATAATGAATGGAAACCTTCTTATTATAGTGATGGTGTCCACAAATCACAACCTCAATATCCCAATGTTCATCTTTCTCAAGCATCTAGCTGTGGCCGATATCCTGCTAACCACGACCATTGTACCCATGATGCTAAATATAATACTATTTGATATAAAGGTGGTGCCACTGAGGAGCTGCATCATCcagcttttctttttctttatattTGGCTTCATCCAGAGTTATTTCATTACTATAATGTCCTATGATCGATATTTGGCCATTTGTAGCCCAATGCATTATAATTCCATAATGCAACCTCATGTTTGCCTCAAGATGGTTCTTGGCTCCTGGTTTATAATGTTTGTCTTATCTTTGGAAATGGTATTGTTTTTCCAGCTGGATTTCTGTGGTCAAAATGTCATAGACCATTTCTTCTGTGACTCTGGGCCACTGCTTGAATTGACTACATCAGACACTAGCAATATATTTTTGGTTGATTCTGTTTTTTCTATAATTTTGGGCATCATTCCTTTTACACTAATTATTACAAGCTATCTCAGAATTTTCTTCACTGTTATATCCCAATCATCAACCGGTGGACGGGgaaaagccttctccacctgcagctcccatGTCATCATTGTATGCACCTACTATGGAACCCTCATGATGGTCTACATGGCGCCATCAGATGAAAATTCATTAACCACAAACAAGTTCATGTCTCTTCTGTACATTGTGGTTACTCCAATGATGAATCCCATCATATATAGCCTGAGGAACCAGGAGATCAGAAAAACCATTAAACAAATGTTTAAAAAATTTTACATGTGCAAATATAATTCATAG